ATCCGTGTGTCGCTTCATTGACCTGGGCTATTGTTTGTTTGAATTCAAGACCAGAttgatctcagtttgtcagtgtcagagtATCCAGTCATTTCAGTCAGTTGTGTGGTAATTAAAAGATTCAACTAATGTCTTTCATGTAAATGACGTAGAACTGCATGACATGCGTTTTTTAAAAGGCAGATTCTTTTACGACCCTGCTAAAAAAAATCCCCATGTGTGGAAATCCTAAATACGCCTCTGCTCAACTGTAGCCTAGTGTATGGCAAACGTTATTATGGCTTTATTATAAAGGGGCTTTTTCTTCAACAGTACATTTTCCACTCATCGAAATGCATCTTGATGCAAGGATTTGTTTAAAGAAAATGAGGATGTGCCGGGAAGGGGGAAGGCCCTGCGTAGCAATATTACATGTAAATTGGCCTACAGTATTATTATGCCTTAAACCAATGATAATCATCCAGCTATCTAAAAAAAAGTATCTTCATCATCAACCGTATTATATCATATAGATACCAAACACGTTCTCTGTGGAATGTTGTATCCGAACTTGAGTGACATTTTTCACTTTGACAAAGATGGAGTCATCTTCAAAGAGGTGGAACACCCCTCCCAGGTAGCTGTTTGATGTGGACATCATTTTCCCAAACTTGGGGTGATATCTCCTGGACTTAAGGAGTTCAATGTCCTTCCCAAGGTACCGTGGAGTAGTTCTGCAGACCGAGTGTGTGAATGCAACATCGACCTCACTGAAGAAGATCTTAGAGTAGACGTAGTAGTAGCTTTCCTTCTGGATGACAAGCTTCCCATCTTTGTACTCCATTTCATGGAGGATTGGTTCTGCCTGCATGTTCCATACCATGACTCCATCTCCATGGGGTGCTTGAGGTCCAGCTGGAGAACAAATACAGGTCAATATGTGGGGAAAGttttctgtcatttgaatttaTCTTCATGTACTATTTCAAACACCATACTATCTGATGTACTACTACATACTTCTATTTCACCCTCTTCTGTCATGACCAAATATTAATATAAAGGGTTGTGTGTAGTTGAAATGGCCTGGTGACAATGGTCTTACCTGTCAGATGTGCAACAGGTTTTGAAGGCAACACAATAGGGTTTGGTCTTGAAGTTGGGGGAACCTCCTTCGGAAATTCCTCATGGTCTGTTTTGGGAACAAAGTTTATGTTGAAGTGATGCACATTTTAGAAGGTGAATGATTCAGAAATGCATTTATCAAATGTGTACAAAATACTCAGTCGGGATCTTCTACCAAAGATGAGTCCCTTGTCATTTTGTCACAGTGTTTGAACAAGAGAAGGAGAAATAGTCTGGGACATACCTTGGATACTCATACCAGCTGACCCTGACTCCGCCTGCAGTTGGGAATAGAGATTTCATCATAGTGAACAGAGAGGTTTGTGGTAATACAGTACAGGCATGTGTGAGAATGTTCATTTGTTCCTATTTAAGTGGTTCTTTGGGCCTTCAGCAATGTGACCTTTACATTTTATTAGATGATACGCAGGAAAGATAAACAGAACTGCTTATGGTTTCTGGTAATTAAGCAAAGTAGATCACCTATCCCATCCCagaccaccccaccccacccccgtCTTCCCGTCAGTACATGTGCATGCAGCGAGACTAGGTTAGCTCTATCCTCTTCCAATAAACCATCGCACACTTGCCACCAGATTGGGTCAGGGGAAATGATGTCACATGAAGCTCAACATAACCACAAACACCTGACCAACAAACCAATTCTGTGGAACACGGAATGCTGGCCCCTGGTACGTCACGGAACATTCATATTCTCCGAAATGATGCCCAATTCTGATAAACTTCTCCATCTCAACTGTTGCCAAATGTATAAGAATGAATAAAACTGTTAAATGCGTATATCAAGGGGAATCCCAACTCAAACTTTGGACAGAAACTGCTGACCATGACAGAACTTGACTATGTTGTCATGAGACCTGTTTGTACGTAAAACAAAATTGACACGATAAAAAACCTACATCGTGGTGAATAATGCACTGGTAACTCGGAAGTTAATATTTGTTTCTATTCCCTATAGACTTGGAAAATTATTTCACAATTAGAGTCTAACAAAACAACCAATTGTAGCAAGGTTCCAATATTCCAAGTGACATATCACCACACATTACTCTATTCTGAACCAGGATAATGCCATAATAAAATGGAAGTAAAGGAACAACAGTAAATTACTACATTGTACAAAATACATAGAGATTGGGTAACCAAATGTGACTTTATAAATAATCATTTATTAATTTAATGTAGTATCTTGGGTTTTTAAAGTATTGTCTCAATGTAACTGTGCATTCTGCATAATTTCAGTCTTGTTGACTGCGACTATgaagtaaatcaaatcaagcaATTATTTCCCATATGATGATGCAAATGGGTTGTACATTTatttgtgagagagaaagaacacatcAACTAATGACACGGGAAATGTATTCACTTTCATTTTGGAATGAAAGAAAGATGTTTCTGAGAATAGTGTACACGTTGTGGGGTTGAGAGCAAGGGATTGGGTCAAATAAAACAGTTAGAGATGAAAGAACACAGTAGAAATAATGCATAGTTGTTActagatgtgtgagagagagatgtgtgaagAGAGACTCTCAGGTGttgagggagacagaacagagatggAGACGGGTAGACAGCCACCTCATGGTGATAATACTCACAGATCCCTGTTTGGAGTAGAGGTGGTAGATGAAGCAGGCCTCTATGGCCAAGCCACACAAAGCCAGACCAACCAGCAAGAACAGCAGGCTGTGGGCCACACCACCCCGACCAGGAGGTCTCGGTTTGGGGGGCAGCGGTGGGTAGGCTGCATGGCTATCCACCATGAACACGGAGGGGTACGGGACACCACCCTCAGCCATGATCTCTCCGATCAGAGATTATAAGGAACTGAAAAAGGATCCTCCAAGAGGTAGTCAAGTAGTACCCGAGCGAGGTCCACGCACCAGGGGTCCCGGCACAcaacgagagacacagagagatttcCCAGAGCAAGACCAAGCACTAGTGTGGGTTGTACAGTATGACTCCTCAGGTTGTCTTGTCagcagacaagacaagacaaaatgtAGTGGAAGAAACAAATTCCACTTCTAGATATGAGAAATGTGGAAATCCTTCACATAAATGACCACCTCCCCAAAGAGCAGTCACAGAAAGCAAAACTTGTCTTAACCAAAATAAAtcttgacagagagagaacggtTACCTCTGGTGTTAAGTTTCAATCAGTCAGAAAGAGCGAGGCAAATGCAAATGAGCATCTTATAGAGTGGCCATGCACTGAGTATGATCACCTCCccactacactacatacaccCTCCTACTCTAGCCTACTACAGCATACATGGAGTTTCGCAATAATTTGTCTCTCTGTTCACActt
This is a stretch of genomic DNA from Oncorhynchus tshawytscha isolate Ot180627B unplaced genomic scaffold, Otsh_v2.0 Un_scaffold_7045_pilon_pilon, whole genome shotgun sequence. It encodes these proteins:
- the LOC112226208 gene encoding tumor necrosis factor ligand superfamily member 14 encodes the protein MAEGGVPYPSVFMVDSHAAYPPLPPKPRPPGRGGVAHSLLFLLVGLALCGLAIEACFIYHLYSKQGSAESGSAGMSIQDHEEFPKEVPPTSRPNPIVLPSKPVAHLTAGPQAPHGDGVMVWNMQAEPILHEMEYKDGKLVIQKESYYYVYSKIFFSEVDVAFTHSVCRTTPRYLGKDIELLKSRRYHPKFGKMMSTSNSYLGGVFHLFEDDSIFVKVKNVTQVRIQHSTENVFGIYMI